One stretch of Arachis duranensis cultivar V14167 chromosome 1, aradu.V14167.gnm2.J7QH, whole genome shotgun sequence DNA includes these proteins:
- the LOC107481337 gene encoding BTB/POZ domain-containing protein NPY4, with translation MKFMKLGSKPDSFQNDGDNIRYVATELATDLTVKVGDVNFYLHKFPLLSKSARIQKLITNPEENNDEVHIHDIPGGPAAFEICAKFCYGMTVTLNAYNVVAARCAAEYLEMYETVEKGNLIYKVDVFLNSSIFRGWKDSIIVLQTTKSLLPWSEELKIVSHCLNSIASKALIETSKVEWSYTYNRKKLPSENGNGNDSPWNGVRKQQMVPKDWWVEDLCELKLDLYERVVKTIISKGNVSGYVIGEALNAYASRKLPGFNKGLIHGDTAKNKLLLETIIRLLPPDTRSIPFGFLLKLLRAGILLECQESERSKLMKRVGHCLEEAKVADLLIRTPVGEAIFNVDTVQRLVEEFIIACEHAGEADSLLEDELQEMKSTRIISDTAKIKVAKLVDGYLAEIARDPNLPLAKFIHLAELVSSFPRATHDGIYRAIDMYLKEHPEISKSEKKRICRLMDCRKLSAEACMHAIQNERLPMRIVVQVLFFEQLRATSCSEGNSTPDRAGSMRSSLPSGSHESSRSITTNTEEEWEEALKFSGEGSRRSSNDSNKTNNNNNNNNNNNNERVGANKMKGLMSKKILSKIWSSKDRSGEITSDDTSESPASTVAEETKSTPSRSRRHSVS, from the exons ATGAAGTTTATGAAGCTTGGTTCTAAGCCAGATTCTTTTCAGAATGATGGTGATAATATAAG GTATGTAGCTACCGAGTTAGCAACAGACTTAACGGTTAAAGTTGGAGATGTAAATTTTTATCTCCATAAG TTTCCTCTTCTATCGAAAAGTGCACGCATTCAGAAGCTTATTACAAACCCAGAAGAGAACAATGATGAAGTCCATATCCATGACATTCCTGGAGGACCTGCTGCATTCGAAATCTGTGCTAAGTTCTGCTACGGTATGACAGTTACTCTGAATGCCTACAATGTCGTCGCGGCTCGCTGCGCTGCAGAGTATCTTGAGATGTACGAAACTGTTGAGAAGGGAAATCTTATCTATAAGGTTGATGTCTTTCTCAACTCGAGCATTTTCCGGGGTTGGAAAGACTCAATCATTGTTCTTCAGACCACCAAGTCTCTTCTTCCGTGGTCTGAAGAACTTAAGATAGTGAGTCACTGCCTCAACTCGATAGCTTCCAAGGCTTTGATTGAGACATCTAAGGTGGAGTGGTCATATACTTATAACAGGAAGAAGCTACCATCCGAAAATGGCAACGGTAACGATTCGCCTTGGAATGGCGTGAGGAAACAACAGATGGTTCCAAAGGACTGGTGGGTGGAAGACCTTTGTGAGCTCAAACTCGATCTCTATGAACGCGTCGTGAAGACGATTATAAGTAAAGGCAATGTCTCAGGCTATGTAATTGGAGAAGCGCTTAATGCTTATGCCTCAAGAAAGCTTCCTGGTTTCAACAAAGGTCTGATCCATGGCGATACGGCAAAGAATAAATTGTTGTTGGAAACTATCATTCGACTATTGCCACCGGATACAAGAAGTATCCCATTCGGTTTCTTGCTTAAGCTGTTAAGAGCAGGCATTCTGTTGGAATGCCAAGAGTCGGAGCGATCAAAATTAATGAAGAGAGTAGGCCATTGTCTTGAGGAGGCAAAGGTGGCTGATCTTTTGATTCGTACCCCTGTTGGCGAAGCAATTTTCAATGTTGATACCGTGCAAAGGCTAGTTGAAGAGTTCATCATTGCATGCGAGCATGCTGGTGAGGCTGATTCTCTGTTGGAAGATGAATTGCAGGAGATGAAAAGCACTCGGATCATATCAGATACTGCAAAGATTAAGGTTGCAAAACTGGTGGATGGATATCTTGCTGAGATTGCTCGCGATCCGAATTTGCCTCTCGCTAAATTCATTCATCTTGCTGAGTTAGTTTCAAGCTTCCCAAGAGCAACTCATGACGGAATTTATCGCGCCATCGATATGTATTTGAAG GAACATCCTGAAATCAGCAAGAGCGAGAAGAAAAGGATCTGTAGGCTAATGGACTGCAGGAAGTTATCGGCAGAAGCCTGCATGCATGCCATACAGAACGAGAGGCTTCCGATGCGCATTGTGGTGCAGGTTCTCTTCTTCGAACAGCTAAGAGCTACATCGTGCTCAGAAGGCAATAGCACACCGGATCGTGCAGGATCTATGAGGTCTTCGCTTCCAAGTGGATCGCACGAGAGCTCGAGGTCTATTACAACGAATACAGAAGAGGAGTGGGAGGAAGCTCTGAAATTCTCAGGTGAAGGTAGCAGAAGGAGCAGCAATGATAGTAACaaaaccaataataataataataataataataataataataatgagagAGTTGGTGCTAATAAAATGAAGGGTCTAATGTCAAAGAAAATATTGTCTAAGATTTGGTCAAGCAAAGATAGAAGTGGTGAGATAACTAGTGATGATACATCAGAAAGCCCTGCTTCTACAGTTGCTGAAGAAACAAAATCTACACCTTCTAGAAGTAGGAGGCACTCAGTGTCTTAA